The Drechmeria coniospora strain ARSEF 6962 chromosome 02, whole genome shotgun sequence genome has a segment encoding these proteins:
- a CDS encoding Protein kinase-like domain protein translates to MELNQQSIHDVIHPTAAFSTVLPHNNEGKHSPPPSPIPWSNSWLNPKNRIDSLDPPANPLWRIDGCTAFGTQIYALPLFLDPIRPYRVDVFIPEPATLSGNLREVLGLDAAFYTRESSRISHLGIVPHVLRILQHWTSTLDEPLQLYEGLPFGSRIVFHSLSENIADTRITIAPTYYLERQMLSLTSLQTFWNDVVDFPPAVDIDDLEYVAQLHDSVCSVRFQGKSFIFKAITSYTKYLYHELRQLLIMPHHPNIISPPVHLVTKKCSFGSKVAVVGFTLENHTHGSLRDLIPFLQLHGQVSLFDKVKWSVQLAAALAHLRQSSRIFYPDLRLDNIVLSRSWDAIMIDFEQRGVWCEFAAPEVNAIDYVRLLAMDDEINPKIRAIYADIMTEILPGWQEMTEGEDYTWPTEGYNIPWLCLTETEREACEVYMLGRVLWCIFEAKSAPQRASVWLSYRWEPLVEFPSYTTTPQPIRELIDWCTRGRQPGLSKYIVRENDKLVIRSLENTGKSTAHEVLETARHWWAQEIQASESWIKKRAEGMSKGDWNENYYERPSLLEVHQALMVFQTTNTD, encoded by the coding sequence ATGGAATTGAACCAGCAGTCCATTCATGATGTCATTCATCCCACGGCGGCATTCTCTACCGTGTTGCCTCACAACAACGAGGGCAAACactctccgccgccgtcgcccattCCGTGGAGTAATTCTTGGCTAAATCCAAAGAACCGCATCGACAGCCTTGATCCTCCTGCCAATCCTCTTTGGCGCATTGACGGCTGCACTGCTTTTGGTACTCAGATCTATGCACTTCCCCTCTTCCTCGATCCCATTCGGCCCTACCGAGTTGATGTGTTCATTCCAGAGCCCGCCACGCTCTCTGGAAACCTTCGCGAGGTTCTCGGACTTGATGCCGCCTTCTACACGCGGGAGTCGTCCCGAATTTCACATCTTGGCATCGTACCTCATGTTCTCCGCATTCTGCAGCACTGGACGTCGACTTTGGACGAGCCGTTGCAGTTATACGAGGGCCTTCCATTTGGATCCAGGATCGTCTTCCACAGCCTGTCGGAAAATATTGCCGACACTCGCATCACCATCGCTCCGACATACTACCTAGAACGTCAGATGCTGTCCTTGACGTCTTTGCAGACGTTTTGGAACGATGTGGTTGATTTTCCACCCGCCGTCGACATTGACGACCTGGAATATGTGGCACAACTGCATGATAGTGTTTGCTCCGTCAGGTTCCAAGGAAAGAGCTTCATATTCAAGGCCATCACCAGCTACACCAAATACCTCTATCACGAACTGAGGCAGCTGCTCATCATGCCGCATCATCCTAACATCATTTCGCCACCCGTTCACTTGGTCACCAAAAAATGCAGCTTCGGCAGCAAGGTTGCCGTCGTGGGCTTCACCTTGGAGAATCACACCCACGGCAGCCTGCGAGATCTCATCCCTTTCCTCCAACTACATGGGCAGGTGTCTCTGTTTGACAAAGTAAAATGGTCTGTCCAACTGGCTGCTGCGCTGGCACATCTTCGCCAAAGTTCACGAATATTTTATCCCGACCTGCGACTCGACAACATCGTGCTTTCCAGGTCATGGGATGCCATTATGATAGATTTCGAGCAGCGCGGTGTTTGGTGCGAGTTTGCCGCCCCCGAGGTCAACGCCATCGACTACGTGCGCCTTCTCGCCATGGATGACGAGATAAATCCGAAAATTCGGGCCATCTATGCCGATATCATGACGGAGATTCTCCCTGGCTGGCAGGAGATGACCGAGGGAGAAGATTACACATGGCCCACCGAAGGTTACAACATTCCATGGTTGTGCCTCACCGAAACTGAGCGAGAAGCTTGCGAGGTCTACATGCTTGGACGGGTACTCTGGTGTATATTTGAGGCAAAGAGCGCTCCTCAGAGAGCGTCGGTTTGGCTGTCGTACCGCTGGGAGCCACTCGTTGAGTTCCCTTCATATACGACGACACCCCAACCTATTAGGGAGCTCATTGACTGGTGCACCAGGGGCCGGCAACCTGGGCTGAGCAAATACATTGTCCGAGAGAACGACAAGCTCGTAATACGCAGTCTCGAGAATACGGGCAAGTCGACAGCGCATGAGGTGCTGGAGACGGCGCGTCACTGGTGGGCTCAAGAGATTCAGGCTTCAGAGTCTTGGATTAAGAAAAGGGCGGAGGGCATGTCAAAAGGCGACTGGAACGAGAATTACTACGAACGTCCTAGCCTTCTGGAGGTTCACCAGGCACTCATGGTGTTTCAGACCACCAACACGGATTGA